The genomic segment GTCGAACATTCTGTGTGTCCACACGATGTCTGGGACAAATGGATCGAACTTCATGGGCGATCGCTGGATGCTTTCTTTCCAGTAGCAGATACAGAAATTGGCAAGATCGGTATCTGCATGGCCAACGAAGGCTCGTATCCCGAGTTGATTCGTGGTCTGGCCATGAACGGTGCCGAAGTGATTTGTCGTCCAGCTTATCCCGAACCGCATGTGAGTAACGGAGCCTGGGAAATTCAAAACCGGGCGCGTGCATTGGATAATACCTGTTACATGGTCGCGCCGAATCTTGGCACCTATTATCTGCTGCCGGATTCGCCACTACCTGTGGATACGTTTGGCGGCCACTCGATGATTGTCGATTATCGCGGCCTCATTGTTGCGCGGCATGACTACGGTGCTGGGTCGTCGTACTGTGGCGGGGTGATCGATATTGAGTCGCTCCGTGAATTTCGTGCCCGTTCGCCGCTGATGAACTGGATGAAAGACCTGCGTACCGAGGTTATCTCGCTGATCTATGAAAAACCCATTTATCCCAAGAACCTGTGGCTCAAACGTAAGCCGATGCACCATGCCGAGTATAAAACTGAAGTCATCGATCGCCAGGTGCGGCTGATGCAAGAGCGGGGAATTTTTACCCCATCAACAAGAAGTGAAGTGAAGAAAACGCAGCCAACCAAAGCAAAGAAGAATGGAAAAAAGCGAAGATAGAGCGGTTGTCCTGGGCATTTTCTACCGCTACTCGCAAGTCGCACCAAGTTCCCTCTCCCTGCTAGGGAGAGGGCTATGGTGAGGGTCGAAAGCTGAGAATTGGATAAACGCAATGGCAAATTGCTATAAGCACTGCAGGCGAGCGTAGTGCACTACGCCCCAGTTCGATTAATCAACGAGATACACTTTCCGCGAGCGCACCCCAAACTGCGTACACGCCTGTACCGATGGCAGGAAGAGATCGAGTTGCTTTCCTTTGATGGAGCCTCCGGTATCTTCGGCAACGCGCTTCCCGATACCTTCAATCTCAATGACTGTGCCAAGAGGAATGACGCGCGGATCAACCGCGATCGTACGGCCACTCACAGGAAGGGTTCCGCTTGCCGTCCGCGATCGTCGGTTTCCATAATGCGTATAGGCGCGCATGGTAAATGTCCCGAGTGAGCGACGATTTCGTGTGGGTGTAGCGGTAGTGGGTTGCGGTTTACGATGGGCAACGGCTACATCTGCAGCACGAGACAGTGGTACGTGTGTCCGATCTTTTGTGCTCTGACTGACTGTGGTTGTAGATGCAAGCTGATGCATCGTGCAGCCTGGACCGGTACTGCTGACGAACAGTCCACTCACAATATAGGCTGCCATTCTCTTTGCGATCATGTCGTACCCCCGTCAACGTGTAAGTTGCCGCACTAGCAAAACTACATGCCGCGACTGAATACCGAGATCAGATCAAAAATTATTGCCCCGGAGGAAAAAGATCGGCACGTAGGCGAGATTCTATAGGGAGTATGAAAAATAACCAAAAGTATTTCGCGAGAGTAGAATGAAAATTAGAGAATAGAACGTGAAGAGGCTTTGGGTATAGCGAACGAAAATAGAACGTGTTTGCCGTTGAGTGTTCAACCTTCAGCGTTTGTTCCTACTGACTACTGAACGCTGACGGCTTGTCTTCAAGAAATCCCAAACCCTCGCACGTTCCCACAATCCACATTAATCAACGCTTGCCGTTTTTCCTCTCGCACGACTTTGAGCGCACGTTGCAGCGCTGCGGGAAGTTCTTGCGGTGTGTGAACAACTTCACCGTGACCACCACAGGCTTGGGCGAACATTTCATAGGCGGGTTGTACACCAAAGCGACCAAAGGGAAAGTTCTCTGTGCGTACTGCACAGCCTTGTGGATGTACACCACGTGTGGCCATTTGTGTGGCGTTCCAACCGCCGTTGTTACAGATAATGATCAGAATCGGCAGATTATGCATGGCGGACACCATGTGACATGCACTCGGAACACCGAAAACGTAGGTGCCGTCACCAACGACTGAGATGACCGTTTTATCTGGTGCACCGAGCTTCACTCCCAGTGCGCCTCCGACGCCCCAACCAAGTCCACCTGCGGGCGAGAAACCCAGATATGAACCAGGTGTGTTGAACTCGATGTGGCGCAGACTGAGGTCATATTCATTGACGAAGATCATGTTGTCGTCTTTGAGTTGATTGAGGCAGTGCGAGACCCACTCGAACGTCAACACTTGCGATCGTCCTTTCTCGTCGGCCTCTTGTCGCCAGGCTCTACGCAATGCGTCATGTTCTTTCTTCAGACGATCCCCTCGTTGCGTGATGTTTGCTTCTCGCCCGGTACGAAGCTTCTGCAAGGCTGTGGTCAGTTGTGAGACCGCAACTGCAGAATCTCCGGCGATCGCGAGAGTCGTCGGAAATCCCCAAATCGGGTAGCGGCTGTGTAGTGGATCAACACCGATATGGATGACATGCGCATCTGGGTTGGCTTTGTGTATGGCCGGTGCCCAGGGAACATCACAGTCAATGACGATAATGACATCTGCTTTTGGAAGAAGCGTCCCTGGTTCGAAGCCTAAATGTAGCGGATGTCCAGCTGGAAAATTGACATGGGCAGCGAAGGGATACTCAACCACCGGGAGAGCAAAAGACTCTGCGAGTGCTACTAAAGCCGACACCGCAGCCGGGTGACGTCCGTACGTGCGGGTAATGATCAAAGGGTACTTTGCTTCAGCCAGCATTGCTGCCGCTTCGGCGATTCGCTGAGGATCAGGAAACGGTGCCGTTGTTGGCAAGAACGCCGGACCATCTTGGTACGTGAACTCAGAGTGAGTTTGGGCAAGGACTTCACGTGGAAAAGTCAGATATACTGGCCCTTGTGGTTCGCTCATGGCGACCGAAAACGCACGACGAACGACAGTTTCAAGTTGATCGAATGACCGGAGTTCGTAATCCCATTTGACATATTCACGAACCATCGCCGCTTGATCGAAGGATTCCTGCGCCCAATGGATCAACAAATCCCGACTGCCAAGATTGCCCACTTCGGTAATCGGCGTGCGTCCGGCACTTAACACCATCGGAATGTTCGCGCGTGCAGCATTGATCAAGCCACAGATCACATTTGCGGTACCGACCGTGGTGTGCACCATGACTCACGGCGGCTCGCCTGTCACTAAGTGATAGCCATGCGCCATACTTACGGCCACGAACTCATGTGGCACTTGAACCCGGTAGGGTGAAGCCTTGCCTTCGGCAGCAAACTTGGCAAAACCATCAATC from the Deltaproteobacteria bacterium genome contains:
- a CDS encoding hydrolase, whose amino-acid sequence is MAKAIEAYTAVGISPTVRGVLKREQIKTNIEHLHEVCAGACWLSSLALPVRLIVIPEGALQGFTDEVFDWDHEKYANEIAIDIPGPETDMLGKLAKEFNAYIVATAKSREPEFPGLFFNNVFMISPQGKVVLRHRKNSPLFPVEHSVCPHDVWDKWIELHGRSLDAFFPVADTEIGKIGICMANEGSYPELIRGLAMNGAEVICRPAYPEPHVSNGAWEIQNRARALDNTCYMVAPNLGTYYLLPDSPLPVDTFGGHSMIVDYRGLIVARHDYGAGSSYCGGVIDIESLREFRARSPLMNWMKDLRTEVISLIYEKPIYPKNLWLKRKPMHHAEYKTEVIDRQVRLMQERGIFTPSTRSEVKKTQPTKAKKNGKKRR
- a CDS encoding thiamine pyrophosphate-requiring protein, which codes for MVHTTVGTANVICGLINAARANIPMVLSAGRTPITEVGNLGSRDLLIHWAQESFDQAAMVREYVKWDYELRSFDQLETVVRRAFSVAMSEPQGPVYLTFPREVLAQTHSEFTYQDGPAFLPTTAPFPDPQRIAEAAAMLAEAKYPLIITRTYGRHPAAVSALVALAESFALPVVEYPFAAHVNFPAGHPLHLGFEPGTLLPKADVIIVIDCDVPWAPAIHKANPDAHVIHIGVDPLHSRYPIWGFPTTLAIAGDSAVAVSQLTTALQKLRTGREANITQRGDRLKKEHDALRRAWRQEADEKGRSQVLTFEWVSHCLNQLKDDNMIFVNEYDLSLRHIEFNTPGSYLGFSPAGGLGWGVGGALGVKLGAPDKTVISVVGDGTYVFGVPSACHMVSAMHNLPILIIICNNGGWNATQMATRGVHPQGCAVRTENFPFGRFGVQPAYEMFAQACGGHGEVVHTPQELPAALQRALKVVREEKRQALINVDCGNVRGFGIS